The segment ATAGCAAAGAAGGCCCTGCTGCAGATAAGACTGTCCCTGTTGGGTCACATCCGATGAAGCTTTACTTTGGCTATCACAAACGCTTTCTTTCTATCCTAAACTTAGAAGAAGTTCCTCTTTATACAGTTGACGGGCGTAGGTCAAAAGAGGGGGTAATTTCTTGTCCTACTTGTCACGATCCTCATATTTGGGATGACAGTCATCCAGATAAAGCGCCGTGGAAAAATGTAGAAGGGGATATTCGTAACAGCTTTTTGCGCAAGCGAGCCCATCTTATGGAAAACTTCTGTTCAGTTTGTCATGGTCCAAGCGCGCTGTTTTTGTTTAGATATTATCATGATAAAGGCATGAGAGAAGATTTGCATAAACATAAAATACCTTTGATTTTAAGAGTCCAATAATATGATTCGCTTATTTTATTACATCATACTATTGTTTTTATTTTTTGGCTTATTAAGCGATTCATTCGCTGAGTCTCTCTCTGTGCCATTGCCAATGCATGATAATCTTAAATGTTCAGATTGCCATTTAATGGATAGGTATGGCAAAGCTAAAAAAGATTTAAGAAAAGATTTTGATATTAACTCTTATTGTATGAACTGCCATGCCGGTGTAATGACGCATCCTGTAGGGGTAAAACTTGCGTCTAAGTCAGTAGTTTTTATTTTGCGTGGTTTGCCTTTAGGAAAGGGAGATACAGTAACATGTCTTACTTGTCATAATATACATCAGAAAGAAATCGAGCCCTATCTCTTGAGAAAGCCTCCTCAGGAGCTGCTCGATGAGATGGATTTTGAATTAAACATATATTCTTCGCTATGTATTGCATGTCATAATGCGAATTTTTTTTCTTATAATCCACATACAGAGAGCGCTAAAAACTGTATTTATTGCCATATTGCCTTTGTAAAAAATAAAATCCGAAAAGATAAAAGATTAAAATCTTTTTTAGATCAGTATTCATGTACTCCTTGTCATGCAGAAGTAAAGTGTGTTAAGCAACATGGCTATAATCCCTTTGAGGATCCTAAGATTAGGAAGAAAGCTTTAGCTGAAGGGATAGATGTTTCCTCAGGCAGTGGCTGTATTTTATGTCATCAACATCACCTACAATCTAAAGATGCTAAGAATTTGAAAGATTATTATTTGCCTTTTGCATGGGAGTCCCGTTCTGTAAATCCTCATTGGAAAGAACTGTTTTGTTTGTGTTGCCATAAGAGTGATCCTTCTCCAGAGAAAGCGCCTCTTAAAGATAATGATTTTAATAAGCTTTGTGAGCGTTGTCATGATAATAAGTTTGCAAGAGCTGATATCCATCCTGTAGGTATTAAGCCTAAGAAAGTTAAAGTGCCACATTATATGCCTTTACAAAATGGGGAATTAACCTGTGAAACATGTCATAATTCTCTTTTACAGTGCTTTTTGAGTAAACATGCTCAAAAATACAATCGCAATTTCTTGCGAAGAGAAGGACTGCCAAGATATAAATTTTGTTTCTTATGTCATGAGGCGAAGGCTTACCAAAGACTTAATCCTCACGTGGGGCAAATAGATGAAAAAGGGAATATAGTTGAAGAGAAATGTTTGCTATGCCATAGTTCTCTTCCTGATGTAAAACATGTTAAAGGCATAAGTTCAGTCAAGTTTATGCGGGCTGATCCTGATGAATGTTGTAAAGGGTGTCATCCTGGCTATGAAAAATACCACCCCGCCGGTTATACCCATGTCGGGGTTAAACCTAAAGGTAAATTGTTGAAGGCTATTAAAGAAAGTCCTGATCGTATAGGGATAGCCATGCCTTTATATAATGGAAAAATAATATGCGCTTCTTGTCATAATCCTCATGATCCCAGGCTTAGTAGGTATTGGGCTCCGGGATCTATGTTGTTTAGTCCACATAAGTTGCGCTTGCCCTCGACACTCCAAACATGTGTGGCTTGTCATGTGGACAAAAGTTTTAAGCCTGGAGAGGGAAAAAGATATCGCTAATTGTTCTAGGAGACTTTTTCGATTCGAAAAATGGAAGCCTTAATAGGGGAAAAACGTGTCAAATAGTTGAGGAAGGAAGAGATAAATGATAGCACCCAGAGAAAGAAAAGGCCCGAAAGGAATGGCAAAGGTTCTTTTTTCTCTTATCCGATAAAAAATACTAAGGCTTATCCCTATAACAGCTCCCACTAAGGAAGCGATAAATACCACAGGAATTAAGCTTTTTACCCCTAAAAAGGCCCCTATCATGGCAAGAAGTTTCAAATCTCCCCCGCCAAGGCCCTCGCGTTTGGTAAGAAAATAGTAAAATTCAGCAAGAAGATAAAGACCACCTGCGCCACATAGAGCCCCTAGTAAGGCATCAAGAGGCGTAGTTAAAGG is part of the Thermodesulfatator atlanticus DSM 21156 genome and harbors:
- a CDS encoding cytochrome c3 family protein, whose translation is KPKGLPLYKKGNRELVECATCHNPHQWKPGAKKKGKGKNLEGTEADSFLRISNLKHPKLCGTCHRNQSYVEGTDHDMHVVAPEYVNLQGKPIKNTSVCTACHGVHNAKEKVILWVAPLGKGQDYMEKTCYGCHSKEGPAADKTVPVGSHPMKLYFGYHKRFLSILNLEEVPLYTVDGRRSKEGVISCPTCHDPHIWDDSHPDKAPWKNVEGDIRNSFLRKRAHLMENFCSVCHGPSALFLFRYYHDKGMREDLHKHKIPLILRVQ